The following proteins are co-located in the Mobula hypostoma chromosome 4, sMobHyp1.1, whole genome shotgun sequence genome:
- the map6d1 gene encoding microtubule-associated protein 6 homolog, whose protein sequence is MAWPCISRVCCLSRFWSQLDKSDLSVPLTVQNYSEVIEQEVRSVTQQVSTDSILNNNAPLAPEPRTEASVQESVSRHDFKSWTVRKEASCKPRREYHPSDVPFSSDTQYKLDFKAWPIPKKENYPWVKAGQDQLSMPSSSSAHTLHPGPTADQQKGERPPNPREPVPRHTREEAIRPAVKTTSYRQEFQPWTGVQVAKPVKARQMYSPPGDKIVLESSYRAAFTEDAFRRVEPLQVASSKSQNQIASVSETGNVTKTESSEPVVKTKLSPSSNSSAVFQTRSRVLNI, encoded by the exons ATGGCTTGGCCGTGCATCAGCAGGGTCTGCTGCCTGTCTCGCTTCTGGAGCCAGTTGGACAAGTCCGACCTCTCGGTACCGCTGACTGTCCAGAATTATTCTGAGGTCATAGAGCAAGAGGTGAGGTCGGTAACCCAGCAAGTCTCAACAGACTCAATCCTAAATAACAACGCGCCCCTGGCCCCCGAGCCGAGAACAGAGGCTTCGGTCCAGGAATCGGTCTCCAGGCACGACTTTAAGTCCTGGACGGTGCGCAAGGAAGCGAGCTGCAAACCCAGGCGGGAGTACCATCCGTCCGACGTTCCTTTCTCCAGCGACACCCAGTACAAACTGGACTTCAAGGCTTGGCCCATCCCTAAAAAGGAAAATTACCCCTGGGTAAAGGCGGGACAGGACCAGCTTTCCATGCCCAGCAGTTCCAGCGCGCACACGCTCCACCCTGGGCCAACTGCAGACCAGCAGAAAGGAGAGAGACCCCCAAATCCCAGGGAGCCCGTCCCAAGGCACACCCGGGAGGAGGCGATCAGACCCGCAGTAAAAACCACCTCCTACAG ACAGGAGTTCCAGCCCTGGACTGGAGTTCAAGTGGCCAAACCTGTGAAGGCAAGGCAGATGTACTCTCCTCCAGGAGATAAGATTGTTCTCGAGAGCAGCTACCGGGCAGCTTTCACGGAGGATGCCTTCCGGCGTGTTGAACCGCTTCAGGTTGCATCCAGCAAGTCTCAGAACCAAATAGCTTCAGTGTCGGAGACGGGCAACGTAACAAAGACCGAGAGCTCA GAGCCAGTGGTGAAGACAAAGTTATCACCATCATCGAATTCCTCGGCAGTGTTCCAGACCCGCTCCCGTGTGCTGAACATATAA